A window of Flexistipes sp. genomic DNA:
GACATCTTTTATGGGAGTAAGCGCTAAAAATGTTCATTTAACTTTTAAAAACGGAAGGGTTATAAAAGCTGAAGCCGAAAAGGGTGAGGATTTTCTCAATAAAATGCTTGATACTGATGAGGGAGCCAGAGTTGCAGGCGAAATAGCTTTTGGACTTAATAATGCAATTAAAAAGGCCACAGGAAATATACTTTTTGATGAAAAAATAGGCAGAAGTATGCACTTAGCTGTGGGTTCCTCTTATCCGGAAGCAGGGGGTAAAAACAAGTCCGGTCTTCATTGGGATTTGATTAAGGATATGAGAGAAGATGCTGTTGTTTATGCTGACGATAAAAAGATCTATGAAAACGGAAAGTTTCTTGGAATAGAATAAGTTAGACCGGTGAGTTTTTACTCACCCGGTCTTTATTTTTAAACTTATTTATTAAATTTCTTTATTTATAAATAATTACAGGTGTGTAATGTCAAAGCGTATTCTGGCCAGGATTTATCTTTCCGTCCACTATTTTTTTGCGAATAAGCTTATGAATTTTGCCGCCAACCTGACTTTTTTCTTTCTGCTATCTTTTATCCCGATGCTCCTGATAATCTCGGTTGTGCTGACAAATCTCCCTGTTCCGGCAGAACTTGCTTCTGAAATTTTTAAAATGATTAAATCTGTAAATCCGGATTTGATAGGTTATATACTAAAATCTGCGGGGGACACCCAAGTATTGACAAAAAACGCTCTTAACTTCGGGATATTCGGCGGTATTTCACTTTTTTTTACCTCACTATTATTTGTAAGAGCTATGAAAGCTGCTTTTAGTGTAATCTTTTCCAAAAAGGATCAGAAGTGGGGTTTTTTGAGTTTCTTTATACCGGTAATCATGGAGATACTGGCGCTTGTAATGTTAATTGCCGTAATTATGTTAAAAATTGCAATTAATGTTGTAACAAAATTTTTCGACAAATCATTTTTGCAGGATTTTATTCTTATTATTAATATATTGGAAAATATTATCTATATGCCCATTGTGATTCTGCTGGCTATTTCATGGTTAAGCTATTTGTTAATGAGCAGAGGGGGTATGAGCTCTAAAATATCACTGTATTCATCAATTGGATTTTGTGTGTCATTGTATTTTTTAAACATATTTTTTACTAAAGTATTCAATATGGCTTTTTACTCGCTTATATACGGTTCTTTGGGAACTCTTATCTTTGGTTTGTTATGGATATATGTTGTGTTTTGCCTTTATCTTTTTTGGGGAGAGTTCGGCTATGTTTTCGAAAGGGTCAGGTGGATTACAGTTAAAATGTACATCGAGTCAAAAATTACCGAAACAAATTTTATCAAAAATCTAATCCAGTCATTTCTTCTGCCCGATAAAATTGATAAAATCAGGATTGTTGACAAAGAGACCAAAATTGAGTTTGGAGAAAATGAAGACTTTCTCTTTGTAGGAGAGGGTATGCTGAGGCTTTTTGACAAAGATGAAAAGCATGCAGCAGAGTATAATAAGGGCAGCCTTATCAAAGCAGAAAATATTTCAGGGTACAATATTTTGGCAGACCGAAAAAGCACACTTATTTTTTTAAGTAAAAATGATTTGAAAAAACTTATTAATGAATCGCGCACCGCCGGTGATTTGTTGGCCGATAATTTTATCGAATAATACCAATAACTTTAAACGGGATGTCAAACATATTAAAAAATGCATATTGTATACAAAAAAACTCTTTACAAATATTATAAATTATCTATGATGATATATAAACATATTAATATTTGATTAAAGAGCAGGGTACTATGCCGGATAAAACACAAGAAAGAACGTTGCTTCCAGAAAATTTTTCTAAACTTTATGAAGCGGTAGAATCTTACGGTTTTGAAAATTTTATATCTAAGTTTACATTCTCTTATACCCCGGATATCCAGGCCTGTGAATCTCTTTCCAGCGTCTTCATGTTTTTGTCGGCTCTTTTCAGATATCCGAATGAAGATATATACAACACAATCCGGGAGATTACTCCTACATTCAAAGACTTTCTTGAGGAGTACTCTGACAGCAATCTGGAGCTGCCTTCAAAGGATGAAATGGAGACAGAATACGTAAAACTGTTTGTTGCAAATATAGGAGGAGTGCCTGCACCGTTATATTCTTCTGTTTATACAGATTCGGAAAAGCTGGTTCAAAGAGATTCCACGGTGAAACTCAAAAATCTTATGGAATCCACTGGTTTCGCAGTTGAGAGTGAAATAAAAGAACTGGAAGACAATCTTTACATAATGCTTGAATATCTTTCACACTTGTTTTTAAGTTTCTCTGAAGATACGAATGAAATTGAAAAGTTGAAATATCTGTATGCAGCAATCAATGTGATTAAAAAATATATACAGCCTATGTTCCCCGAATTTTACAATAAAATTACCGAACATGCTGGGATCAGTTTTTATAAAGAAAGCGCAACTATTTTATATAACTTTATTGATGATATCGATAACATTTATAAAGAAGTTTTTGATATCTGATTTTTTTTGAAGGCAATATTTGTTAATAAATATATACAAAAAGGCTCATAAAGCCAAAAAAGGAGGTAAAGGTATGAACAAAAAGTTTGTTGGGTTTTTGATGCTGTTGTTTATTGT
This region includes:
- a CDS encoding YihY/virulence factor BrkB family protein, with product MSKRILARIYLSVHYFFANKLMNFAANLTFFFLLSFIPMLLIISVVLTNLPVPAELASEIFKMIKSVNPDLIGYILKSAGDTQVLTKNALNFGIFGGISLFFTSLLFVRAMKAAFSVIFSKKDQKWGFLSFFIPVIMEILALVMLIAVIMLKIAINVVTKFFDKSFLQDFILIINILENIIYMPIVILLAISWLSYLLMSRGGMSSKISLYSSIGFCVSLYFLNIFFTKVFNMAFYSLIYGSLGTLIFGLLWIYVVFCLYLFWGEFGYVFERVRWITVKMYIESKITETNFIKNLIQSFLLPDKIDKIRIVDKETKIEFGENEDFLFVGEGMLRLFDKDEKHAAEYNKGSLIKAENISGYNILADRKSTLIFLSKNDLKKLINESRTAGDLLADNFIE
- a CDS encoding TorD/DmsD family molecular chaperone, producing the protein MPDKTQERTLLPENFSKLYEAVESYGFENFISKFTFSYTPDIQACESLSSVFMFLSALFRYPNEDIYNTIREITPTFKDFLEEYSDSNLELPSKDEMETEYVKLFVANIGGVPAPLYSSVYTDSEKLVQRDSTVKLKNLMESTGFAVESEIKELEDNLYIMLEYLSHLFLSFSEDTNEIEKLKYLYAAINVIKKYIQPMFPEFYNKITEHAGISFYKESATILYNFIDDIDNIYKEVFDI